CAAATCATAATCTTCAATCAGCGCCTGCACACCAAATTTAGGATGATTAATTTTTGCTTCTATAAAGTCAAAATCAGTCAGCAGACGGCAGAGTTTCTTAACTTGACCACCTTCTAACCACAAACGTGGAACTTCACTCAAGAAAAGTTCTCTTTCTTCCGATGACTTCTCAGCTAACCAGGCGCGAAGATTACTCATAGCCAAAAAGTCCTTCTGTCATATTATCGGCAACTTCAGCGCTGATATCTGGTAAATTCACCCCCGCCGCTTGCACAATATCCTGACGATGCAAAAAATCTCGGAAACTTTCGTGATAAAACCTGTAGCGCGGTGGTTGATAATTTTCCTGTTTCTGCAAAAACTGCGCCCAGCGATCAAGAACTTCCTGCACAGTCAACTCATTCTGCTTAGAATATTTGGCAACCACTGCACGGGAAGCCGCGCTACGTAAAGCACACATCACATAAATAATCTTGATTTTATTTTTCGGTAAAGGCTTGGTTGTCATGCCCATGATTTCCCAGTGGCTGTAATAATATCCTTCTAAACCTACAGGTAATTCATCCAGAGGTTTATTTTCGTAAAAACCATTAGCCATTGCTGGTAATACACAGCGCAAATACATAAAATTATTTTCGCTTTTTGTGGCGACTTCTTCCACAAAGTCAGGATTAGAGAGATTTTGCTTTTGAATCCACTGACTCAAGCCCTGTTGATATTCTTTATCATTGAGCAATAGCCAAATATATTCTTTCACATCTTGGCTACTTCTATCGGCGTAGTCTCTTAAGTCCAATTCCTTAGTAGAAACGCTGGGTGAAACATTCAACCTTTTCTCATTTTGGTTATACGGTCTTCTTGTCAGCAGAAAGTAAACCCTTTCTGGAAGAATAGTAGGTAAATATAAAAGATTTCCGGTCGATTCTTGGTCAACTTCGTCGAGTGCATCAACAACAATTATCAGGCGTTCACCAACACCAATTCTTTCACTAGCTTTGATCAGCAAAGTTGATAAATCAGCATCTGCTGCATCCTGCAATTGGTAACGACTCATCAATTGTTCGCGAATTTTTTTCAGGAACAATTCCGGGCGATTCATGCCCTCAGCGCGAATATTGAAAAAGCAAATCGCTGCTGGGTTGTCTAATACGTACTTGGCGGCGATCGCACTTTTCCCCATTCCTGCATCACCCACGACAGTAAAGTAGCCGTTGGGGTTTTTGCTGAAAAACTCTTCAATAGCATCAAAGACAAATTTTCTACCACTAAATGACTCTGTTTTATCTTTTATTAATCGTTCAAATTCTGGCGGTATTTGCTGCGGATTCCAATCTTTAGGATCAACGATATCAGTTGGTTTAATATCTAAAACTTTGGCTATACTTTCAACTTGCCTTCTTTCAACTCCATTCAGGTAGTCTTTTGTACCTAATAAACGTTTAATTGTGTCCTGAGAAACTTTTGCTTTTTCTGCAAGCTTCTCTATAGTCAAACCCGCTTCTTTGTAAGCATTTCTGAGTCTAATTTTGCCTTCTTCGCTAGATTGAACCTTATCCGATTGCAGCATAGATAAAAGAGATTGATGAATCCAGATATTTAATAATGTGATAGCTCAGATATTGCACCTGCTTTCTCGTCCGCCTATAAATGAATTTCTAGGCTCAAAGGTCAAGTAAGCTAAAGCTCACTGAATATATATTTCAGTCCGTTTTAACGGACTTTGGCTATGAGCCTTGAAATTTATTTCAAGGCGTACTCACCAGTGAGATACAAGATCTAAGATAACTAATCTTTAATTTACCTGTGTAGGGCAGTTAGGTTTTATTCACTTGCCCCATCTGCCCCAAAACATAGGGCAAATCATAACTTTACACTCAACCTATCTGCTCTCGAATTTGAATTGTTGCCTCTACATAATACGAATATGCAAGTTTAAAAAACCTTGCGCTTACCACTCAATCAACACACAACACATACCACAAAAGGCAACAACTCATGAACTTCAATATTTCTTCTAAACCACAACCCAACAATAATGAAGCTGCACAAGAGATGAAAAAAAATATAATTGAAGAATTATTACGCCAAGCACGTCTCACCTTCAACCTTGCTTTAAGCGTAACCGCAGCATCTGCGATGATGACATTATCTGGTGTAGGACTTCTCTATTTAAATAAAGTACCAGAAGCCAGCCTCACCACAGGGGCAGGAATTCTTGCCAGTATTAGCAGCGTTCAGTTTGCCAAAGATGCAAAACAAGAACTGTGCGAGATGGTAGACAAGTTAGAGGAATAATCTTAGAAGTTGAATGAGTTCTTTGAGGCGGTGATACCGCCCCGAAGCCACCAATACCGGACGAAAAACGTGGGGAAGAGTGGCTTCCCCATTCCTTTACCGCCTCTGTCTATCTTCTTGAGGGCTAGAAATGACATCTGGTAAAGGACGTTTGGCAATGTAAAGCCAAGCTAACCCAGCTAAACCGAAGATTATTCCCAATAAACTCACAACTTGTGCTATTCGTAAAGGCCCAAGCATCAAACTATCCGTCCGCAGACCTTCTATCCACAGGCGTCCTAAGCTGTAAGCTGCCAAGTAAACTAGAGACAGCGTACCTGTTTTCAAAGCTGGTTTACCTGACAAACTTCTAAAAAATAAAGTGATCAGCAAGGCGAAGACCATAAGATCCCACAAAGATTCATAAAGAAAAGTGGGATGGAAAAACTCAAAATTAGCCAGTTCTGGGGGACGGTGTTCTGGTGGAATATGTAGCTTCCAAGGTACATTTGTCGGACTGCCAAATGCCTCAGAGTTGAAGAAATTGCCCCAACGTCCTATTGCTTGACCTAAAATCAGCGAAGGAGACACCAAGTCAGCCAATTGCCAGAAAGAAATCTGTTTTAATCTGGCGAATATTAATGCTGCGGTAACACCACCGATAATTGCTCCATGAATTGCTATGCCTCCCTGCCAAATAGCAATAATCCGTTCTGGGTGCTGGGCATATTCTGACCATTGAAACAAAACGTAATATATCCGTGCTGCTGGAATTGCCCCAATCACCAGCCAAATTGATAAATCGCTAATTAAATCTGGATTAACGTTACGGTGCTTAGCCAGTTTTTGGGAAAGCCAAACGCCAATCAATACTGCTGTCGCAATCAATAAGCCATACCAACGGATTGTTAATGGTCCTATTTTCACCAGAATTGGTCCTGGAGAAGAAAATTCAAATGCCAAGGGCAAGGTGGAAATATCCAGTGCCATGTAAAAGTACCTAGAAGACTAAAAAAAGGTAATGTAGATTTAAGTTGTGCTTGTTAACAGCGCCCTACGGACAGCGATTGCAACCGGTTACGGATGAAAGAAACACTCTTAACAGGGAACACGGGAACGACAGT
This portion of the Brasilonema sennae CENA114 genome encodes:
- a CDS encoding TRADD-N-associated membrane domain-containing protein, translating into MNFNISSKPQPNNNEAAQEMKKNIIEELLRQARLTFNLALSVTAASAMMTLSGVGLLYLNKVPEASLTTGAGILASISSVQFAKDAKQELCEMVDKLEE
- a CDS encoding XRE family transcriptional regulator is translated as MLQSDKVQSSEEGKIRLRNAYKEAGLTIEKLAEKAKVSQDTIKRLLGTKDYLNGVERRQVESIAKVLDIKPTDIVDPKDWNPQQIPPEFERLIKDKTESFSGRKFVFDAIEEFFSKNPNGYFTVVGDAGMGKSAIAAKYVLDNPAAICFFNIRAEGMNRPELFLKKIREQLMSRYQLQDAADADLSTLLIKASERIGVGERLIIVVDALDEVDQESTGNLLYLPTILPERVYFLLTRRPYNQNEKRLNVSPSVSTKELDLRDYADRSSQDVKEYIWLLLNDKEYQQGLSQWIQKQNLSNPDFVEEVATKSENNFMYLRCVLPAMANGFYENKPLDELPVGLEGYYYSHWEIMGMTTKPLPKNKIKIIYVMCALRSAASRAVVAKYSKQNELTVQEVLDRWAQFLQKQENYQPPRYRFYHESFRDFLHRQDIVQAAGVNLPDISAEVADNMTEGLFGYE
- the lgt gene encoding prolipoprotein diacylglyceryl transferase, whose translation is MALDISTLPLAFEFSSPGPILVKIGPLTIRWYGLLIATAVLIGVWLSQKLAKHRNVNPDLISDLSIWLVIGAIPAARIYYVLFQWSEYAQHPERIIAIWQGGIAIHGAIIGGVTAALIFARLKQISFWQLADLVSPSLILGQAIGRWGNFFNSEAFGSPTNVPWKLHIPPEHRPPELANFEFFHPTFLYESLWDLMVFALLITLFFRSLSGKPALKTGTLSLVYLAAYSLGRLWIEGLRTDSLMLGPLRIAQVVSLLGIIFGLAGLAWLYIAKRPLPDVISSPQEDRQRR